From a single Anaerolineales bacterium genomic region:
- a CDS encoding peptidase MA family metallohydrolase has product MRTRLTILSVLLTVMLLSPIHASAAPLADVQNDRVSLAFPNTVTFSATLNANAVITSVTLEYGNEQQTCGDVLAKSYPQFTPSASVNISWTWDMRQSGSLPPGSNLWWRWRYTDQSGAEYVSQTQTATWIDDEHPWQTISGTDLRLHYYGLDHSFAQTMLDAGLEGLRRNSEQAGLRPDEPIDLYVYPNYNDMRDAVLYEPSWTGGMAFSDFGIVIMGVSGSNSAWDKNTVIHELTHILVGRFAFSCLGSIPTWLNEGLAMYSEGELDSNMRSLLDQAIRGNDLLPLRSISGSFSELPNKANLSYAQSHSVVKFLIETHGQEKMSDLLIALRDAKPIDAALREVYGFDTDGLEDAWRQAVNAAPRPVTAQATAQPTPTFVPTYVPVSGIPQAVTPTPQIIPTSSFGDSANPTERTGPPLLLTISLLCFCLLFLLIVGVIVLGFIVRRGNYKNQRGGNG; this is encoded by the coding sequence ATGCGAACCCGATTGACCATTCTCTCCGTTCTGTTGACGGTAATGCTCCTGAGCCCGATCCATGCCTCTGCCGCGCCTCTCGCGGACGTTCAAAATGACCGGGTTTCTCTGGCGTTCCCCAACACTGTGACCTTCTCCGCTACGCTCAATGCGAATGCCGTCATCACCTCCGTGACCTTGGAATACGGCAACGAACAGCAGACTTGCGGCGATGTGCTCGCCAAATCCTATCCACAATTCACCCCGTCCGCCTCTGTCAATATCTCATGGACGTGGGACATGCGTCAAAGCGGATCGCTCCCGCCGGGTTCGAACTTATGGTGGCGCTGGCGCTACACCGACCAGAGCGGCGCAGAATATGTCAGCCAGACGCAAACCGCCACATGGATCGACGACGAACATCCCTGGCAAACCATCAGTGGCACGGATTTGCGCCTGCACTACTACGGTCTGGACCATTCCTTTGCGCAGACCATGCTCGATGCCGGTCTGGAAGGTCTGCGCCGCAACAGTGAGCAGGCGGGCTTGCGTCCCGACGAACCGATCGACCTCTACGTGTACCCCAACTACAACGACATGCGCGATGCAGTCCTGTACGAGCCATCCTGGACGGGCGGCATGGCATTCTCCGATTTTGGTATTGTCATCATGGGCGTCTCCGGCTCCAACTCTGCCTGGGACAAGAACACCGTCATCCATGAATTGACGCATATATTGGTCGGGCGCTTTGCCTTCTCCTGCCTTGGCTCGATCCCCACCTGGCTGAATGAAGGGCTTGCCATGTACAGCGAAGGCGAGTTGGACTCCAACATGCGTTCCCTGCTCGACCAAGCCATTCGCGGAAACGACCTCCTGCCCCTGCGTTCCATCAGCGGCTCGTTCTCCGAACTGCCCAACAAAGCCAATCTTTCTTATGCCCAATCGCACAGCGTCGTGAAATTCCTGATCGAAACCCACGGACAGGAAAAAATGTCGGACCTGCTCATCGCCCTGCGCGACGCCAAACCCATCGACGCCGCCCTGCGCGAGGTCTATGGATTTGACACCGATGGTTTGGAGGACGCCTGGAGACAAGCGGTCAATGCCGCGCCGCGACCTGTCACTGCACAGGCGACTGCCCAGCCCACTCCAACCTTTGTCCCGACATATGTTCCCGTCTCCGGCATTCCGCAGGCGGTGACGCCCACGCCTCAAATCATTCCCACTTCCTCGTTCGGTGATTCCGCAAACCCAACCGAACGGACGGGTCCGCCGCTTCTGCTGACAATCTCATTATTGTGCTTCTGCCTGCTGTTCCTGCTCATCGTCGGCGTCATCGTGCTGGGATTCATCGTCCGCAGGGGCAATTACAAGAATCAAAGAGGCGGAAATGGATAA